Proteins found in one Streptomyces sp. NBC_00461 genomic segment:
- a CDS encoding glycerol-3-phosphate dehydrogenase/oxidase yields MRTATLGPAQRAESLAGMAERELDVLVVGAGVVGAGTALDAVTRGLSTGLVEARDWASGTSSRSSKLVHGGLRYLEMLDFALVREALKERGLLLERLAPHLVKPVPFLYPLQHKGWERLYAGSGVALYDAMSMARGHGRGLPMHRHLTRRHALRVAPALKKDALVGALQYYDAQMDDARYVATLVRTAASYGAKVANRARVTAFVREGERVVGARVQDVEAGGEYEVRAKQVVNATGVWTDDTQAMVGERGQFHVRASKGIHLVVPKDRINSSSGLILRTEKSVLFVIPWGRHWIIGTTDTDWDLDKAHPAASSADIDYLLEHVNSVLAVPLTRDDVQGVYAGLRPLLAGESDATSKLSREHTVAHPAPGLVVVAGGKYTTYRVMAKDAVDEAVHGLDMRVAECVTEDVPLLGAEGYRALWNARARIAARTGLHVVRVEHLLNRYGAMAEEVLDLVAADSSLGEPLQAADDYLRAEIVYAASHEGARHLDDALTRRTRISIETFDRGTRSAREAAELMAPVLGWDKDHIEREVEHYEKRVEAERESQRQPDDLTADAARLGAPDIVPL; encoded by the coding sequence GTGAGGACAGCGACACTGGGGCCGGCGCAGCGAGCCGAGTCACTGGCGGGAATGGCGGAGCGCGAGCTGGACGTGCTGGTCGTGGGCGCCGGCGTGGTCGGTGCGGGCACCGCACTGGATGCCGTGACTCGCGGCCTGTCCACGGGCCTGGTCGAGGCCCGTGACTGGGCGTCCGGCACGTCCAGCAGGTCCAGCAAGCTGGTCCACGGCGGGCTGCGCTATCTGGAGATGCTCGACTTCGCGCTCGTACGGGAGGCGCTGAAGGAGCGCGGGCTGCTCCTGGAGCGGCTCGCCCCGCATCTGGTGAAGCCGGTGCCGTTCCTGTACCCCTTGCAGCACAAGGGCTGGGAGCGGCTGTACGCCGGATCGGGCGTCGCGCTCTACGACGCCATGTCGATGGCCCGCGGACACGGCCGTGGCCTTCCCATGCACCGTCACCTGACCCGACGTCACGCCCTGCGCGTGGCACCGGCCCTGAAGAAGGACGCACTGGTCGGCGCCCTGCAGTACTACGACGCGCAGATGGACGACGCCCGCTATGTGGCCACGCTGGTGCGCACCGCGGCGTCGTACGGCGCGAAGGTCGCCAACCGCGCGCGCGTGACGGCATTCGTGCGGGAGGGCGAGCGGGTCGTCGGCGCGCGCGTGCAGGACGTCGAGGCGGGCGGCGAGTACGAGGTCCGCGCCAAGCAGGTCGTCAACGCGACGGGCGTGTGGACCGACGACACCCAGGCCATGGTGGGAGAGCGCGGACAGTTCCACGTACGGGCGTCCAAGGGCATCCACCTGGTCGTGCCGAAGGACCGCATCAACTCCTCGTCCGGACTGATCCTGCGCACGGAGAAGTCCGTGCTCTTCGTGATCCCCTGGGGCCGGCACTGGATCATCGGCACCACGGACACCGACTGGGACCTCGACAAGGCGCACCCGGCCGCTTCCAGCGCCGACATCGACTACCTGCTGGAACATGTGAACTCGGTGCTCGCGGTGCCCCTCACGCGGGACGACGTGCAGGGCGTGTACGCGGGTCTGCGCCCGCTGCTGGCCGGTGAGTCGGACGCCACCAGCAAGCTCTCGCGCGAGCACACGGTGGCGCATCCCGCGCCCGGCCTCGTCGTGGTGGCGGGCGGCAAGTACACGACGTACCGGGTGATGGCCAAGGACGCGGTCGACGAGGCGGTGCACGGGCTCGACATGCGCGTCGCCGAGTGCGTGACGGAGGACGTGCCGCTGCTGGGCGCCGAGGGCTACCGGGCGCTGTGGAACGCGCGAGCGCGGATCGCCGCCCGGACGGGCCTTCATGTGGTGCGCGTGGAGCACCTGTTGAACCGGTACGGGGCGATGGCGGAGGAGGTCCTCGACCTCGTCGCCGCCGACTCCTCGCTCGGCGAGCCCCTGCAGGCCGCCGACGACTATCTGCGCGCCGAGATCGTGTACGCCGCCTCGCACGAGGGCGCACGGCACCTGGACGACGCGCTGACCCGGCGCACCCGCATCTCCATCGAGACCTTCGACCGGGGGACGCGGAGCGCGCGGGAGGCGGCCGAACTCATGGCGCCGGTGCTCGGCTGGGACAAGGACCACATCGAGCGCGAGGTCGAGCACTACGAGAAGCGGGTGGAGGCCGAGCGGGAGTCGCAGCGGCAGCCGGACGATCTGACGGCGGACGCGGCGAGGCTCGGCGCACCGGACATCGTGCCGTTGTAG
- a CDS encoding serine hydrolase domain-containing protein: MPPLRTLLAVPVSLALLALTPTASSAPAAPATDALLPLLVTAGGAPGAALLAREESGTRYARAGRGISRGDHFRAGSITKTFIATVVLQLAAEHRLSLSDTVEQHLPGLVHGAGNDGRALTLRSLLTHTSGLNDFSADTKGLIPLSPLQAVRIALTRAPAEPGRFSYSNTNYVLLGMVIEQVTGHSYATEAERRIIAPLGLTGTSFPGARTSLPPPHGRAYAADGTDVTELDPRVAGAAGELVTTLADLDRFYAALLSGRLLPSRWLREMRGTRAAHGLYGMGLFPQKLPCGITAWGHNGRITGSYVRTAATVDGRRVLTFRVNTTAVADPGLEPALLAAEFCPRTP, translated from the coding sequence ATGCCGCCGCTTCGGACGCTACTGGCCGTGCCGGTGTCCCTGGCGCTGCTCGCTCTCACCCCCACCGCCTCCTCCGCACCCGCCGCACCGGCCACGGACGCGCTCCTCCCGCTGTTGGTCACCGCGGGCGGGGCCCCCGGCGCAGCCCTCCTGGCCCGCGAGGAGTCCGGCACCCGCTACGCCCGGGCCGGCCGAGGCATCAGCCGTGGCGACCACTTCCGCGCCGGCAGCATCACGAAGACCTTCATCGCGACCGTCGTCCTGCAACTCGCGGCAGAGCACCGGCTGTCCCTGTCCGACACGGTGGAGCAGCATCTGCCGGGTCTGGTGCACGGAGCGGGCAACGACGGCCGCGCGCTGACCCTGCGTTCCCTGCTCACCCACACCAGCGGCCTGAACGACTTCTCCGCGGACACCAAGGGCCTGATCCCCCTCTCCCCCCTTCAAGCCGTACGCATCGCACTCACCCGCGCTCCGGCCGAACCCGGCCGCTTCTCCTACTCGAACACCAATTACGTGCTGCTCGGCATGGTCATCGAGCAGGTCACCGGCCACTCCTACGCCACCGAGGCCGAGCGGCGCATCATCGCTCCGCTGGGTCTGACGGGTACCTCCTTTCCTGGTGCGCGCACTTCTCTCCCCCCTCCGCACGGCCGCGCCTACGCCGCCGACGGAACCGACGTCACCGAGCTCGACCCGCGGGTGGCCGGAGCCGCGGGCGAGCTGGTGACCACGCTGGCCGATCTGGACCGCTTCTACGCGGCACTGCTCTCAGGCCGGCTGCTGCCCTCGCGCTGGCTGCGCGAGATGCGCGGCACCCGGGCCGCACACGGGTTGTACGGCATGGGCCTGTTTCCTCAGAAGCTGCCGTGCGGCATCACGGCGTGGGGGCACAACGGCCGTATCACCGGCAGCTACGTGCGCACCGCGGCCACCGTCGACGGTCGTCGCGTCCTCACCTTCCGGGTGAACACGACGGCGGTCGCAGATCCCGGCCTCGAACCGGCCCTGCTCGCCGCCGAGTTCTGCCCCCGCACCCCGTAG
- a CDS encoding serine/threonine-protein kinase, with product MSEAERAGTSRQDTRRDNRERLLAGRYRLGKVLGRGGMGTVWRAEDETLGRTVAVKELRFPSNIDEDEKRRLITRTLREAKAIARIRNNSAVTVFDVVEEDDRPWIVMELVEGKSLAEFIREDGLLEPRRAAEVGLAILDVLRSAHREGILHRDVKPSNVLMESDTQRVVLTDFGIAQVEGDPSITSTGMLVGAPSYISPERARGHKPGPAADLWSLGGLLYAAVEGVPPYDKGSAIATLTAVMTEQLEEPKNAGPLTDVIYGLLTKDPAKRLDDAGARAMLNAVIHAPEPKAAEPEPPADATRVVPLPAQPDGPEGGRSSGGSGPKRGEEAAEKLRGALRSVRKAAAGAAGSAAATRGKSGSGKAGSGSAGATSTGQSGGAASGAVGSTAPMPAVPSAPPAPPTASLPSSAPSAPSVPAPSSPSGTSAASGTSAASGSSAAAASSASSASAKGVGAGGSERGTQGANTQAGGRSSGWPVMPPPDLPPRSVPRAPLTDVVPKRTLVIIAVVIVLAVLGTVLALTLGGDDDNDASGGGGRKAAASASSSAGTKEDTRGGTREGGGASQSGSSSKGGGTPSNSPSATGGNSGGAGGESGDGSAVETSHKGGQGYSIGLPKGWAFQSASAAGDRFTGPDGQKLLVAWTSTPKGDPVGDWKNQERYMVRSQYQKIRIGQVDYRGWNAADWEFTYVESGTKYRTIDRGFVVNDHLGYALMYTAKAANWGSELRKDTWQTLAKTFEPKS from the coding sequence ATGTCGGAGGCGGAGCGGGCGGGAACATCTCGTCAGGACACTCGTCGGGACAACCGCGAGCGTCTTCTCGCCGGGCGGTACCGGCTGGGGAAGGTGCTCGGCCGTGGTGGCATGGGCACGGTGTGGCGGGCCGAGGACGAAACGCTGGGCCGGACGGTCGCCGTCAAGGAGTTGCGGTTCCCGTCGAACATCGACGAGGACGAGAAGCGCCGGCTGATCACGCGGACGCTGCGCGAGGCCAAGGCGATCGCGCGGATCCGCAACAACAGCGCGGTGACGGTCTTCGACGTGGTCGAGGAGGACGACCGGCCGTGGATCGTGATGGAACTCGTCGAGGGCAAGTCGCTCGCCGAGTTCATCCGGGAGGACGGCCTGCTGGAGCCGAGGCGGGCCGCGGAGGTCGGGCTGGCCATCCTCGACGTGCTGCGTTCGGCGCACCGCGAGGGCATCCTGCACCGTGACGTGAAGCCGTCGAACGTCCTGATGGAGTCCGACACCCAGCGGGTCGTGCTCACCGACTTCGGCATCGCCCAGGTCGAGGGCGACCCGTCGATCACCTCGACCGGCATGCTCGTCGGCGCGCCCTCCTACATCTCCCCGGAACGGGCCCGCGGGCACAAGCCGGGCCCCGCGGCCGACCTGTGGTCGCTCGGCGGACTGCTGTACGCGGCGGTCGAGGGCGTGCCGCCGTACGACAAGGGTTCCGCGATCGCGACGCTGACCGCGGTGATGACCGAGCAGTTGGAGGAGCCGAAGAACGCGGGCCCGCTGACGGACGTCATCTACGGGCTGCTCACCAAGGACCCGGCGAAACGGCTCGACGACGCCGGCGCGCGGGCGATGCTCAACGCGGTGATCCACGCGCCCGAGCCGAAGGCGGCCGAGCCGGAGCCTCCGGCCGACGCGACCAGGGTCGTGCCGTTGCCGGCGCAGCCCGACGGGCCCGAGGGCGGGCGGAGTTCGGGGGGCTCCGGCCCCAAGCGGGGCGAGGAGGCCGCGGAGAAGCTGCGCGGGGCGCTGCGCTCCGTGCGCAAGGCCGCCGCGGGCGCGGCCGGTTCGGCGGCGGCCACCCGTGGCAAGTCGGGTAGCGGTAAGGCGGGTTCGGGATCCGCCGGCGCCACGTCCACCGGGCAGTCCGGCGGTGCGGCGTCGGGTGCGGTCGGCTCCACGGCGCCGATGCCTGCGGTGCCTTCCGCGCCTCCGGCTCCGCCGACGGCCTCGTTGCCGTCTTCGGCACCGTCGGCGCCCTCGGTGCCGGCCCCGTCGTCCCCTTCGGGTACGTCGGCGGCGTCGGGTACCTCGGCTGCTTCCGGGTCCTCGGCTGCGGCTGCTTCGTCGGCCTCGTCGGCTTCCGCGAAGGGCGTGGGCGCCGGAGGATCGGAGCGCGGAACCCAGGGGGCGAACACGCAGGCGGGTGGGCGTAGTTCGGGGTGGCCGGTCATGCCGCCGCCGGATCTGCCGCCGCGGTCCGTGCCCAGGGCGCCGCTCACCGACGTGGTGCCCAAGCGGACGCTGGTGATCATCGCGGTGGTGATCGTGCTCGCCGTGCTCGGCACCGTGCTGGCCCTCACGCTCGGCGGCGACGACGACAATGACGCGAGCGGGGGCGGCGGCAGGAAGGCGGCGGCGAGCGCGTCGAGCAGTGCCGGCACCAAGGAGGACACAAGGGGCGGCACCCGTGAGGGCGGGGGCGCTTCGCAGTCCGGGTCGAGTTCGAAGGGCGGCGGCACGCCCAGCAACAGTCCGTCCGCGACGGGCGGAAACAGCGGGGGAGCCGGCGGGGAGTCCGGGGACGGAAGCGCGGTGGAGACGTCGCACAAGGGGGGCCAGGGGTATTCGATCGGGCTGCCCAAGGGGTGGGCGTTCCAGTCCGCGAGTGCCGCGGGGGACCGGTTCACCGGCCCCGACGGGCAGAAGCTGCTCGTCGCCTGGACGTCCACGCCCAAGGGCGACCCGGTCGGGGACTGGAAGAACCAGGAGCGCTACATGGTGCGCTCGCAGTACCAGAAGATCCGCATAGGGCAGGTGGACTACCGCGGCTGGAATGCGGCCGACTGGGAGTTCACCTATGTGGAGAGCGGAACGAAGTACCGGACGATCGACCGGGGTTTCGTCGTGAACGACCATCTCGGGTATGCGCTGATGTACACGGCGAAAGCCGCCAATTGGGGCAGTGAACTCCGTAAGGACACCTGGCAGACGCTCGCGAAGACGTTCGAACCCAAGTCGTGA
- a CDS encoding protein kinase: MDDYAGRVLADRYRLPLPPADEYELTDTRAFDTYSGQEVLVRQVPLPEVVEAEVLDAEGLPDGFTARDPRDRGARRSAARTGTRRPTDPAVRRAVEAAQAAARIPDHPRLDQVFDVFAEGGSLWIVSELVAARPLAALLAEKPLTPYRAAEVASDVLMALRVLHAHGWVHRNITARTVLVCDDGRVMLTGLAVGAAEEALCGYDPVPAPEGDGDGGLGGAAGPSGGPVPRGVQGGQGFSGPPGAQSAEGGFGAQGGPGGFGGADPEAARRAAIGARAAGGLPAVGADTANGAGSSGAFAPKALEGGGDVRAARAGAIAAYRAGARAAARVQEAQQSGRAALPGARSAPEAGPAAQANGSAQTHTSGDGTQSAPGTTASSGRIADPYGVGAPSWHGAAPRTGADGFPPGEGAGGAAYTDDDAYAVQPAMPPGLGAAPPSGLPAPGLDTAPPAGVPAPAANTPALPGSTPAPLPPGATPPSRWDDLVAGTPVPRGPATPLAAERARQARMAVVGPVTERWAPEQAGPVHENWQLAAPIGPATDLWALGALLFRAVQGHAPYPEESTAELVQMVCAEPPAFAEECGPLRPVVESLLRQDPTERLDFEELGGWLRSLVRSAPEPDAGAHVVAAPPADASRLPVVRRRGELVRRRRAGLPATSAHGRHKRAKQEAKSPRRLGRTLLLLILLLLAAAVAYAMYFMPKSGESGAAGGDRTGTAGDAGAAPTQSHPEASSEPRPDQTSPNTDGSASPSHSAGATESQTTGPDVADGFTLRKDPEGFRVAVAKGWSRAGKNSWNQVVYSHGDFELIVVKGRDGAVTYGSDPMVYQRDKEHELQPYRSSSWATATGLRTVTVGTRASAEGQFTWTDGSGRDLYVRNLAMLINGRYHLVQVRGPESQRDEVTRLYEQASASYQVTD; this comes from the coding sequence GTGGACGACTATGCGGGACGGGTACTCGCCGACCGCTACCGCCTGCCGCTGCCACCCGCCGACGAGTACGAACTCACCGACACCCGGGCCTTCGACACCTACAGCGGACAGGAAGTCCTGGTCAGGCAGGTGCCCTTGCCGGAAGTCGTCGAGGCGGAGGTGCTCGACGCGGAGGGTCTGCCCGACGGTTTCACGGCCCGTGACCCGCGGGACCGGGGAGCGCGGCGGTCGGCGGCGCGCACCGGGACACGGCGGCCCACCGATCCCGCCGTACGGCGTGCGGTCGAGGCCGCGCAGGCCGCGGCGCGGATACCCGACCATCCACGGCTCGACCAGGTCTTCGACGTGTTCGCCGAGGGCGGTTCGCTGTGGATCGTCAGCGAGTTGGTGGCAGCGCGACCGCTGGCCGCGCTGCTCGCCGAGAAGCCACTGACGCCGTATCGGGCGGCCGAGGTGGCCTCCGACGTCCTGATGGCGTTGCGCGTGCTGCACGCCCACGGCTGGGTGCACCGGAACATCACGGCCCGCACAGTGCTCGTCTGCGACGACGGCCGGGTGATGCTGACCGGGCTCGCGGTGGGGGCGGCGGAGGAGGCGCTGTGCGGGTACGACCCGGTGCCGGCTCCGGAGGGTGACGGGGACGGCGGTCTCGGGGGTGCCGCAGGCCCCTCGGGTGGGCCGGTTCCGCGAGGCGTCCAAGGGGGACAGGGGTTCTCTGGGCCCCCGGGAGCCCAGAGCGCAGAAGGCGGGTTCGGCGCCCAGGGCGGTCCCGGTGGTTTCGGTGGTGCTGATCCCGAGGCGGCCCGGCGTGCCGCCATCGGGGCGCGTGCGGCCGGGGGACTGCCGGCCGTCGGGGCCGACACGGCGAACGGGGCCGGGTCGTCGGGTGCCTTCGCGCCCAAGGCCCTCGAAGGCGGCGGGGACGTCCGGGCCGCGCGGGCCGGCGCGATCGCCGCGTACCGGGCGGGCGCCCGGGCCGCGGCCAGGGTCCAGGAGGCGCAGCAGAGCGGGCGGGCGGCACTGCCCGGCGCACGTTCCGCGCCCGAGGCCGGCCCCGCGGCACAGGCCAACGGTTCGGCACAGACGCACACTTCGGGCGACGGTACGCAGAGCGCGCCCGGCACCACCGCTTCCTCCGGGCGGATAGCCGACCCCTACGGCGTGGGCGCCCCCTCCTGGCACGGTGCCGCGCCCCGCACCGGAGCCGACGGTTTCCCTCCCGGCGAGGGCGCCGGCGGAGCTGCCTACACAGACGACGACGCGTACGCGGTTCAGCCGGCCATGCCCCCCGGTCTCGGCGCCGCTCCCCCGTCCGGTCTTCCCGCGCCCGGCCTGGACACGGCGCCCCCCGCCGGGGTGCCGGCGCCCGCGGCCAACACCCCTGCCCTGCCCGGTTCCACGCCGGCCCCGCTGCCGCCGGGCGCGACACCCCCCAGCCGTTGGGACGACCTGGTGGCGGGCACCCCCGTCCCCCGTGGCCCCGCCACCCCGCTCGCCGCCGAGCGGGCCCGGCAGGCGCGGATGGCCGTCGTGGGGCCCGTGACGGAGCGATGGGCGCCGGAGCAGGCCGGGCCGGTGCACGAGAACTGGCAGCTGGCGGCCCCGATCGGGCCCGCGACCGACCTGTGGGCGCTGGGGGCGCTGCTCTTCAGGGCCGTACAGGGGCATGCGCCGTATCCGGAGGAGTCGACGGCCGAGCTGGTGCAGATGGTGTGCGCCGAACCGCCCGCGTTCGCCGAGGAGTGCGGGCCGCTCAGGCCGGTCGTCGAGTCGTTGCTGCGTCAGGACCCCACCGAGCGTCTCGACTTCGAGGAGCTGGGCGGCTGGCTGCGCTCGCTGGTGCGGTCCGCGCCCGAGCCCGACGCCGGTGCACACGTCGTCGCCGCGCCGCCGGCCGACGCCAGCCGGCTGCCCGTCGTACGGCGCCGCGGCGAGCTGGTGCGCAGGCGCCGCGCCGGACTGCCCGCGACCAGCGCGCACGGGCGGCACAAGCGGGCCAAGCAGGAGGCGAAGTCGCCGCGCAGACTCGGGCGCACCCTGCTCCTGCTGATACTGCTCCTGCTGGCCGCGGCGGTCGCGTACGCCATGTACTTCATGCCGAAGTCCGGCGAGAGCGGAGCGGCGGGCGGCGACCGTACCGGCACGGCGGGCGACGCCGGTGCCGCCCCCACGCAGTCGCACCCGGAGGCGAGCAGTGAGCCACGCCCCGACCAGACCTCCCCGAACACCGACGGCAGCGCCTCCCCGTCCCATTCGGCGGGTGCGACGGAGAGTCAGACCACCGGGCCGGACGTCGCGGACGGCTTCACCCTGCGCAAGGACCCGGAGGGCTTCCGGGTGGCCGTGGCCAAGGGCTGGTCCCGGGCCGGCAAGAACAGCTGGAACCAAGTGGTGTACTCGCACGGCGACTTCGAGCTCATCGTCGTGAAGGGACGGGACGGCGCGGTCACCTACGGCAGCGATCCGATGGTGTATCAGCGGGACAAGGAGCACGAGTTGCAGCCGTACCGCAGCTCCAGCTGGGCCACCGCGACCGGGCTGCGCACCGTCACCGTGGGGACGCGGGCCTCGGCCGAGGGGCAGTTCACCTGGACCGACGGCAGCGGGCGCGACCTGTATGTGCGCAACCTCGCGATGCTCATCAACGGGCGATACCACCTTGTGCAGGTGCGCGGCCCGGAGTCCCAGCGGGACGAGGTGACGAGGCTTTACGAACAGGCGTCGGCCTCATATCAGGTGACCGACTGA
- a CDS encoding serine/threonine-protein kinase has translation MQGQLVAGRYRLAESIGSGGMGRVWRAHDEVLHRAVAIKELTAALYVSESDQERLLARTRAEARAAARINHSAVVTVHDVLEHDGRPWIVMELVEGYSLADAVKEHGRVEPAEVARIGLWVLRALRAAHSAGVLHRDVKPGNVLIAHDGRVLLTDFGIAQIEGDTTITRTGEVVGSVDYLAPERVRGHDPGPASDLWALGATLYTAVEGRSPFRRTSPLSTMQAVVEEHAAEPHYAGPLGPVMAALLHKDPAARPGVAEAEQMLAEVAEGRRSNAAQAYVPTQHVGSRYETEAGTGPQSGSSTPYPPVSAPTSIGPTGMPTGPVPAPKRRRLRSLALTIAFAAIIGGGAAVAWQKWDGGQPNGGGAPSVSESSPQSSSPTSTPAGGVPAAWKRYDDPWGFTLYLPKGWQRKPVGINGDLRQVDYTPDNGKHFVRIAIDTSPDFKDAYSHQLDLAEQLKQRLVGYRGVRLEKNTYRDVDGSVWEYTWSALAKDPPYVAGPRHAIEETYFSRGGTEYAIYMSSPADSWAKTSKQFKSVLQGWQEKTDQ, from the coding sequence ATGCAGGGCCAGCTTGTCGCGGGCCGCTACCGGCTCGCCGAATCGATCGGCAGCGGCGGCATGGGCCGCGTGTGGCGCGCACACGACGAGGTGCTGCACCGGGCAGTCGCGATCAAGGAGTTGACCGCCGCGCTCTACGTGTCCGAGAGCGACCAGGAGCGGTTGCTCGCGCGCACGCGGGCGGAGGCGCGCGCCGCCGCGCGCATCAACCACTCCGCGGTCGTCACCGTCCATGACGTGCTGGAGCACGACGGCCGCCCGTGGATCGTGATGGAGCTGGTCGAGGGGTACTCGCTGGCCGACGCGGTCAAGGAGCACGGGCGGGTCGAGCCGGCGGAGGTCGCGCGCATCGGGCTGTGGGTGCTGCGGGCGCTGCGCGCCGCGCACTCCGCCGGCGTGCTGCACCGTGACGTGAAGCCGGGCAACGTGCTCATCGCCCACGACGGACGCGTCCTGCTCACCGACTTCGGCATCGCCCAGATCGAGGGCGACACGACGATCACCCGCACCGGAGAGGTCGTCGGCTCGGTCGACTACCTCGCCCCCGAGCGTGTCCGCGGCCACGACCCGGGCCCCGCCTCCGACCTGTGGGCGCTCGGCGCCACGCTGTACACGGCGGTGGAGGGCAGGTCGCCGTTCCGCCGCACCTCGCCGCTGTCCACGATGCAGGCGGTCGTCGAGGAGCACGCCGCCGAGCCGCACTACGCCGGCCCGCTCGGGCCCGTCATGGCCGCGCTGCTGCACAAGGACCCGGCCGCCCGGCCTGGTGTCGCCGAGGCCGAGCAGATGCTCGCCGAGGTGGCCGAGGGGCGCCGCTCGAACGCGGCGCAGGCGTACGTGCCGACGCAGCACGTGGGCTCCCGCTACGAGACGGAGGCCGGTACGGGTCCGCAGTCGGGCTCGTCGACGCCGTATCCGCCGGTCTCGGCGCCCACGTCGATCGGGCCGACCGGCATGCCCACGGGCCCGGTCCCCGCGCCGAAGCGCCGCCGTCTGCGGTCCCTCGCGCTCACGATCGCCTTCGCCGCGATCATCGGCGGCGGCGCGGCGGTCGCATGGCAGAAATGGGACGGGGGGCAGCCGAACGGCGGTGGAGCACCCTCCGTATCGGAGAGCTCGCCCCAGTCGAGCAGCCCCACCAGCACCCCCGCGGGGGGTGTCCCCGCCGCGTGGAAGCGCTACGACGACCCCTGGGGTTTCACCCTCTACCTGCCCAAGGGCTGGCAGCGGAAGCCCGTCGGCATCAACGGCGACCTCCGCCAGGTCGACTACACGCCCGACAACGGCAAGCACTTCGTCCGCATCGCCATCGACACCTCGCCGGACTTCAAGGACGCCTACTCGCACCAACTCGACCTGGCCGAGCAGCTCAAGCAGCGCCTGGTCGGCTACAGGGGAGTCCGGCTGGAGAAGAACACGTACCGCGACGTCGACGGGTCCGTCTGGGAGTACACCTGGTCCGCGCTGGCCAAGGACCCGCCCTATGTCGCCGGGCCGCGCCACGCCATAGAGGAGACGTACTTCTCGCGGGGCGGCACGGAGTACGCGATCTACATGTCCTCGCCCGCCGACAGCTGGGCGAAGACGAGCAAGCAGTTCAAGTCGGTACTGCAGGGCTGGCAGGAGAAGACGGACCAGTAG
- a CDS encoding serine/threonine-protein kinase produces MGTEGENARVIAGRYRVEARLGRGGMGVVWRATDELLGRQVAVKEIPLDLDETLSADEARRQRVRTLREARAVAQLRHPHIIVVHDVVEHDERPYIVMELIDGGSLADRVSARGPVDAAEAARIGVGLLSALRTAHAAGVLHRDIKPANVLVEAGTDRVVLTDFGIAQVAGATTLTETGSFVGSPEYTAPERMSGARTGPESDLWSLGALLCTVLSGESPFRRDSLGGILHAVVVDEIRPPAQAEPLLPVVRGLLERDPDRRLDAEQAERMLRAYRATGRTPEHPPGYTPTQRDVPRAPVPAPTPSPTPALAPALAPSPTVETRRSTRSVLVAALLVAAMAGAGVSAAALLMNRDGDGDGTPTSPGSHTSASTSGSPGTSAPPGTSASPTAPSASSSPTVSGAGVTASHRPSAPSGYRTVDDPAGFSLAVPEDFTREPQGERVFYLSTGEVFRLGIKVADPAAGGPLGVMRRAAANGADTNPGYHDGRVISTTQAEHPAALWEFTWNGFSTAEGPRHTYDLCWEEGGRMYDVWVSAPVGKVREAKEYFDVATDTFVRH; encoded by the coding sequence ATGGGGACCGAGGGGGAGAACGCCCGTGTCATCGCGGGCCGTTACCGGGTCGAGGCGAGACTCGGGCGCGGTGGCATGGGCGTGGTGTGGCGGGCCACCGACGAGCTGCTCGGCAGGCAGGTGGCGGTCAAGGAGATCCCACTCGACCTCGACGAGACGCTCTCCGCCGACGAGGCCCGGCGTCAGCGCGTCCGCACCCTGCGCGAGGCCCGCGCGGTGGCCCAGCTGCGCCACCCGCACATCATCGTCGTCCACGACGTGGTGGAGCACGACGAACGCCCGTACATCGTCATGGAGTTGATCGACGGCGGCTCCCTGGCCGACCGGGTCTCCGCGCGCGGACCGGTCGACGCCGCTGAGGCCGCCCGTATCGGCGTGGGACTGCTGAGCGCGCTGCGCACCGCGCACGCGGCCGGCGTCCTGCACCGCGACATCAAACCCGCCAACGTCCTGGTGGAGGCCGGCACGGACCGGGTCGTCCTCACCGACTTCGGCATCGCCCAGGTCGCCGGCGCCACCACCCTCACCGAGACCGGCTCCTTCGTCGGCTCGCCCGAGTACACCGCGCCGGAGCGGATGTCCGGTGCGAGGACCGGCCCCGAGTCCGACCTCTGGTCGCTGGGTGCGCTGCTGTGCACCGTCCTGAGCGGCGAGTCACCGTTTCGGCGCGACTCGCTCGGCGGCATCCTGCACGCGGTCGTGGTCGACGAGATACGGCCGCCCGCGCAGGCCGAGCCGCTGCTGCCCGTCGTACGGGGCCTGCTGGAGCGGGACCCGGACCGGCGGCTGGACGCGGAGCAGGCCGAGCGGATGCTGCGCGCCTACCGTGCCACCGGCCGCACCCCGGAGCATCCGCCCGGTTACACCCCGACCCAGCGGGACGTGCCGCGCGCGCCCGTGCCCGCGCCGACGCCGTCACCGACGCCGGCGCTCGCGCCGGCGCTCGCGCCGTCGCCCACGGTGGAGACCAGGCGTTCCACCCGGAGTGTGCTGGTGGCCGCGCTGCTCGTCGCCGCGATGGCCGGGGCCGGGGTGTCGGCGGCGGCGCTGCTCATGAACCGGGACGGTGACGGGGACGGCACCCCGACGAGCCCCGGATCACATACGTCGGCGAGCACTTCGGGCTCTCCCGGCACCTCGGCCCCTCCCGGCACCTCCGCCTCTCCCACCGCCCCGAGCGCCTCATCGTCCCCCACGGTCTCCGGTGCCGGCGTCACCGCGAGCCACCGCCCCTCCGCCCCCTCCGGCTACCGCACGGTCGACGACCCCGCGGGCTTCTCCCTCGCCGTACCGGAGGACTTCACCCGCGAGCCCCAGGGTGAGCGTGTCTTCTACCTGTCGACGGGGGAGGTTTTCCGCCTCGGCATCAAGGTCGCCGACCCGGCGGCGGGTGGTCCGCTCGGCGTGATGCGGCGCGCCGCCGCCAACGGCGCCGACACGAACCCCGGTTACCACGACGGCCGGGTCATCTCGACCACGCAGGCCGAACACCCCGCCGCCCTCTGGGAGTTCACCTGGAACGGTTTCAGTACGGCGGAGGGGCCGCGGCACACCTACGACCTGTGCTGGGAGGAGGGCGGGCGGATGTACGACGTGTGGGTGTCGGCGCCGGTAGGAAAGGTGCGGGAGGCGAAGGAGTACTTCGACGTCGCGACCGACACTTTCGTACGTCATTGA